Genomic DNA from Acidobacteriota bacterium:
GCCGGCGCCCAGGTGGAGCTCCTGCCCCGAAGCGCCGGACCCCAGGGCGCTGGACTTCACGGCTCTGGACTTCACGGCTCTGGACTCCGCGGCATGGGCGAAGCTCCAGCCCCGAGACGCAGCGGTGGGGATGGGACCTTTCGCTTCCCTGCAGTAGCTAGCGGGGCCTATCACCTGAGCGCTGAGAAGTCGGGATACGCGCCGGCCCGGGCGGCGCAGCAAGTCCTGGTCTCGGGTACCGCAGAGGTGCCCTTCCAAGAGGTCGAGCTGGATGATGGAAGCGCTCTCCGGGGCCGCATTCTGGGCTTGGCGGGGCACGAGCTGCTCAGCGTCCGAGTCACCGCCGTCGCCGCGGCCCTACCGGCCAAGGTCACTCGGGTCGACGCCAGCGGCAACTTCCATCTCGCCGCTCTAGGCCCCGGCGTCTGGACCGTCTTCGCTCAGGGGCCGGAGGGGCGGAGGGAAGTGCGAGCCCAGATCCATCTGCAGCGCGGGCAGGATGCCTTCTTGGAGCTCGACTTTGCCGCTGAGAAGGAATGAGCCTGGATCCAGAGACCGAAACCAAGGGGAGAAACGAACTATGCGGTGGAGCTCGGAGTTGAGAAGAGATTCGATTTGCCACGGAATAGGAGCGGCTTTGGCCCTCCTTGGGTTGGTGATCCTCGGCCCGGTCGCCGCGGCGGATCACGTACTGGAGATCGAGCGCCGGGTCGAGCTGCGGGTCGACGGGGAAGTAGACCGCTCGAGCACCGACCGCGGCCGGATCTATCTCGGGGACCAGCGAGCGCGCTTCGATCAGGGCGATCTTCAGAGCTGGATCCTGCAGCTCGATCGCCAGCGCCTCCTCTTCCTGCATCACGGGGAGCAGACCTATCTCGAGCTGCAGTTACCCGCCCGTCTGGAGGACTATCTGTCCGCGGAAGAGCGTTCCAAGCTCGAGCGAGCGGAGTCAGAGCTCGTGCCCCAATGGAGCGTCGAGCCAACCTCCGAGATGCGAGAGTTCGCTGCCTGGAAGGCGCGCAAGGTGCTCATCACCGGGGCTTTGGAACGAGAGGATACCGAGTATCGCCACGAGCTTTGGCTGAGCGACGAGCTCTCGATTCCGCTCCCCCTCTACCAGGCCTTGATCCGCTCTCAGGGAGCCGTTTACTTTCATTTCAGAGACTTCGCCACCGAGCTGGCGAGCCTTCCAGGCTTCCCGGTCTACCGCCAGACCCGGGTGACCAACGATCAAGGCCGAGAGCACTTCGAAACTCGGCGTCTGGTGGCGGTGGAGGAGCGACCGGCGGCGGATCGTCTTTATGCCCTGCCGGAGGGCTACACCCGCGTGGAATTCGCCCAGAGCCAGTGGGCTCGGGTGCCGGACTGAACCCACTGCCAGCCACTGGAGCGCCCGATCTCCTCTTCGGCAACCTCGCCTCCATCCAGCCAGCTCCACCCCAGGGGGCAGAAGAAATCTGTCCCTGTTCTCAGCTTCTTGAGCAACAATAGCTGCAAAGGAGCAATCCATGGAGCAGGAAGAGAAGCGCCCGGCGGCGAAGCCGGGAGCGTCTGGAGGAGTTGTGCGGGAAGCCTTTGGGGACACTGGGCCGGAGCCGAAAGCAGGACGCTGGAGCTGGAGCCGGATCCTCGAGGCCCTCAGGCGGCCTCCCAGTGAGCTATGGTCCCCAAGCGGGCAAGAGTCGGAGGGCGCTTCCTCTCCCGACGCGAGCTCCGAGCCGCCCAAGCTGAAGGGATGGTTCTCGCGAGTCCGGTTCGCTGTTCCGTTTGGCCGCTACGAGTCGGCGGACGAGCAAGAGCCTCCGGCCCACGAGGTGATGGTGGGGCGGGAGGGGCAGCGTGCCTTCTTCCTCGATCTCCTGTTCAACAGCGGGCGCCGGGGGGCGTTCCTGGTCACCGGTCGCCGAGGCTCCGGGAAAACCTCGTTCGTTCGTCACTGTCTGGCGGAGTATGAGGACGAGGTCTACCAGCGCTTCCTGCGTTCCAACGTCGGTCGATCCCTGTTCTGGGATCGCATCCTGCTGGCTCTCATAGCACTGGCCGTCGTCTTTGTCGCGCTCTTGCTCACCGACCTGCTCGACGTCATCGGCGTAGCGGCCCAGAGCTCCGGCGCTGCAGCAGAGGATAGTGCGTTGAAACCGGTGCCGGGGAAGATCTTCCTGCGGCTACTGGGAATTCCCATCATCATCCTTTGCGCCTACCCTTGGCTCTACGGTCGCGAGCTCTTCGAAGTGGCATTCCGAGCCCTATTGGAATCTCCGGGCCGCCGCGACCGGCGCGCAGCGATACTCGCTCTCGTGGCTTCGGTGCTTCTTGGCTTCGCGGTCTTCTTCTTGGGGCCCTTTGGTGCTCCGGCCCTGGGGATCAGCCGGCTTCTGGTGGTCTTCAGCATCGCGATGCTGTGGGTTTACGCTACGAGCTACGAACGCAGCACCTCCAGGCAGAGACCTGGTGCCGATGCTTCGAGAAGCCTCGCTTACTTGGCTCTCCGCGGCATCCTCCAGCTGCTCAAAGTCTCTCTTCTGCTAGTGCCGGCGATCTTCTATTTGTGGGGCGGCTTTGGGCTGGTGATCCGCTTGGCAGACAAGCTGGCGACCCTTCTCCTGGGTTCTCTTCCTCCAGCCGCCTCGTCTTGGCAGGGTCCGCGGATGGAGTTTGTCGGCGATCTGGGGCTGGCGTTGTGCTTGGCGGCGTTGGCGACGGTCTTGAGGGCTGTCTATCTCTACTTCAGCCCGGCCTATCCAAAAGAAGGCAGCCAGCTGCCCGACGGTGCCAAAGGATATTTGTTGGTAGGGGCGGCTCAGGGGCTTGTCGGAGCTCTCTTGGTCTACCATGCGCAGCCCCGAGCTCTCGGCCTTGTTGGGGTGGCCCTCGGGGCTGTTTTGATCTTGGTGGGGTCTTGCCTGCTCTATTTCCGTCAGCGTTCCAGTGCCCGACCCTTGGTATTTCGACCTCGTCCGCTGGTGGTGGTGACCGGTAAGGGCTTGCTGTGTACGGTGATTGCCATCCAGCTCCTGAATCCACTGCTTTGTGATGACAATTGGATCCAGCGGGAGGTCAAGCATCTCTTCGGATCTCAGGCACATCACGTCAGCGCTGTTGCGTGGGCACTGTATCCACCACCGGAGCTCGGCGCGCAGCTCGACGAAGCTCCTCGCTCACCCTTCCCTCAGGCCTTCCTGGATTCCAGGCGGCAGGCATCGAATCTCGCCACGGATGCTGATCGCTCCCTGCGTTCGCCCTTCCCTCAGGCATTCCTCGCCTCCCAACAGCAGTTCTTGGAGAATTTCAGGCGGAGTGTCGATCCTCTTCCGATCTCGTCGCCACCGTCGGCTCAATCGTCGTCGACAAGCCCTCCATCAGGGGTCGGAGGAGACCTACCGTCCGCCGCACCGTCGTCAGCGGCGGTGGCCGATCCTTCGGCAGGGGATCTTCCTTCCCAGGAGGGGCAACGGTCTCGAGGAGCGGAGGAAACCCTCGGCCCCGAGACGGTTCATGATGGCCTCTTCGCCAGCACCGCAGAAGAGGTTCGCTGGGTGCTGGTGGTCTTCAGCTTCTTGGTGCTGCTTCATTCCTGTGAGTACGAGTGGATCGTTCGGCCCTTCCACCGGCATCGGGTGGATCGCTCCTTCGATCCGAAGGTGCCGGCGCCCCATGAAGACGTCCTGGCTGGGGTGGAGGATCATCGAAGTGCCTACACCTATCGCATGCTCGCCCGAACGACCTTCTTCTGGACCCTCCATAAAACCTGGAGCCCCTTGCTGGTCAGCTCGGTCAACCTAGGGTTCGAGCGGCTCGATCACCGGCGGGTGGTGCAGGCGATGCTCATCGACCTGCGAGAGAGGTACAACCGCAAGTTCGTCGCCTGGAACTCGGTCATCGGCAACGTCATCCGGGTGATCAAGGTTCTTGTCTTGATCTTGGTGGTGGCCATGGCCGGCCGGCATTGGTTCAAGGTGCCGGACTTCGAAAGTCTGCCCCCAGCTCGTCAGGCTGCACTCTGCACCGGCGCGGCCACGGGGTACGCCGATGCCTGCGAGATCTTTAGGGGTCATCAAGGCACCGGAGGGGCAGCGGCCGCTCTATGCAATCTGGATCCGGATTCCGGGCTCTTCCACCTGGCGTACACCAATTTGGTGGTCGGCTTGAACGGGATGAGGGAGGCGCCCTATTCCACCGACAACCTCTTGTTGGGGCTGCTGCCTTACCGCGAGAACGAGTATCCGCCGATCGGTCCCGAGACTGCCGTTGCGGATTGCCAGACGTCGGACTTGCTGCCACTGCTGCGCCCCGGATTCGAGCTTCGGCTCTATCATCTGGTGCTGCTGGGGCTCTTCTATCTTCTCTTCCGGTGGGTCACCACCCGCTTGCCCTTGCCGCCCTATCGCCACACTCTGGCGCGCATCGACTCGGTGCTCGATGGACTTTCTTCACGCCGCAATCTGACCTCCAAACAATCCCGTTGGGGGCCCATCCATTGGGTGCGCGGCTTCCTCTCCAACGAGCGGGTCGAACAGTTGGAGCAAGAGCCGGTCGATCCCCGCATTACGGAGATCGCCTTTCTCACGATCCTGCGCGATATCAATTCTTCGGTGTTGCGCCTGCCCGGAGCACAGGGGCAGGTGGTGAGCTTGCCCACGCCGGAGGTGATCTTCTTCTTCGACGAGCTCGACAAGCTGGGGACTCGGGTGGATCCTTCCGCCCATGCCATGCCTGCCACGCCCCAGAAGAGCGAGGAGATCGATGCTGAGCGCCGGCGCTCCCTGGAGCTCCACAAGCTCCTGGCGGACATGAAGAATATGCTTTCTGCCTCGGACGCTCGCTTCATCTTCGTCGGTGGACGCAACCTTCACGACGAATGGTTGGCCGACCAGACCGCGCGTCAGCCCCTATTGACCAATATCTTCAACGCCGAGGTCTATCTTCCGTCGCTGCTGACCGATTCCGGCCGTGGTGAAGAGAGCTTTCTCCACATGCGAGTGGAGCGCTACTTGGAGGCCCAGAAGCATCGCGCGGACGCTCTGTACGAGCAGACCGCCAAGACCCTTTGGCGGCCGGAGCTGGTGATCAATAGCCTGGATCGCCGGAGCGAGACCTTTGCCCAGCCCAAGCAGCTCACCCAGCACCCAAAGGCCAGTACCGGCGATTCCGATGCGCTGGTGTCGCCGGGAGTCGATTTGAAGCGCCATCTCGATCTGAAGATGCTGGAGACCACCAGTGGATCTACGATCAAGATTTGGGGTTCGAACGAGCTGCTCACGGACCTTATCTTCTTCCTGTCGTGGCGCAGTCTGGGCAATGCCAAGCGTCTCAAGGAGCTGCTGGCGACCTTCGTGCGGCCGGCGAGTCGTTTTGTCACCGACGATGCGGTTCGCTGGCAGAGCTTCCAGTGCCGTCATGTCCTGGCTTTGCGGGATATCGACCGCTTCCGCATGCAGCTCATCGCGAGCGTCTATCGTCATCTCAGCCTGCATTTCGAGCAAAGCCTGGTCAACCGCGACGACAAGCTCGCCGCCTCCACCTTCTACCTCGCCGACTTCCTGTTCAAATTCCACGACCGGGCATTTTCCTGGGGCAACCTCGAGCGGGTGGACGAGTTGGTGCACATTCACCGGGCACCGGATTTGCGCCAGCTGCTGGAGAGCATGGTGGAGAAGTGGTCTCGGTGGGTTCTCCACCCGATCCGCAACGCCATGTATGGATTCCGCTTCCGTTCCGACTTCGCCCGGGAGATCAGCTACCTCTCGCGCCAATCGCCGGACGAGATGGCGGCCTTCAATTTCACTCTCGACGAGTCGCAGGAGCTCAAGATGCTCTATGCCTTGCGCATCCGACGCCTCTCCCCAGATGCTCATGGCGAGCTGGCGGAGCTCTACGCGGCTCTGGGCGAGCTCCACGAGTTCGACCAAGAATACGAGGACGCACGGCTCTTCTATCGCCGGGCCTTGGTGTGCCTCGACCAACAGCACGAGAACATCGTCGGGGAAGGTGGCCTGCTCTCCACGACCACCCATCACATGGATCTCCTGAGTCGGAGCCAAACCGGGCTCGAAGGAGCCCGTCAATACATGATCTGGGGCATCTCTCGGTTGCGCCTGATGCTACAGATCGCCATGACTTACGAGCGCGCTCGGGACTTTGAACGGGCCGGTCTCAAGTATCGCGACGCAC
This window encodes:
- a CDS encoding ATP-binding protein produces the protein MEQEEKRPAAKPGASGGVVREAFGDTGPEPKAGRWSWSRILEALRRPPSELWSPSGQESEGASSPDASSEPPKLKGWFSRVRFAVPFGRYESADEQEPPAHEVMVGREGQRAFFLDLLFNSGRRGAFLVTGRRGSGKTSFVRHCLAEYEDEVYQRFLRSNVGRSLFWDRILLALIALAVVFVALLLTDLLDVIGVAAQSSGAAAEDSALKPVPGKIFLRLLGIPIIILCAYPWLYGRELFEVAFRALLESPGRRDRRAAILALVASVLLGFAVFFLGPFGAPALGISRLLVVFSIAMLWVYATSYERSTSRQRPGADASRSLAYLALRGILQLLKVSLLLVPAIFYLWGGFGLVIRLADKLATLLLGSLPPAASSWQGPRMEFVGDLGLALCLAALATVLRAVYLYFSPAYPKEGSQLPDGAKGYLLVGAAQGLVGALLVYHAQPRALGLVGVALGAVLILVGSCLLYFRQRSSARPLVFRPRPLVVVTGKGLLCTVIAIQLLNPLLCDDNWIQREVKHLFGSQAHHVSAVAWALYPPPELGAQLDEAPRSPFPQAFLDSRRQASNLATDADRSLRSPFPQAFLASQQQFLENFRRSVDPLPISSPPSAQSSSTSPPSGVGGDLPSAAPSSAAVADPSAGDLPSQEGQRSRGAEETLGPETVHDGLFASTAEEVRWVLVVFSFLVLLHSCEYEWIVRPFHRHRVDRSFDPKVPAPHEDVLAGVEDHRSAYTYRMLARTTFFWTLHKTWSPLLVSSVNLGFERLDHRRVVQAMLIDLRERYNRKFVAWNSVIGNVIRVIKVLVLILVVAMAGRHWFKVPDFESLPPARQAALCTGAATGYADACEIFRGHQGTGGAAAALCNLDPDSGLFHLAYTNLVVGLNGMREAPYSTDNLLLGLLPYRENEYPPIGPETAVADCQTSDLLPLLRPGFELRLYHLVLLGLFYLLFRWVTTRLPLPPYRHTLARIDSVLDGLSSRRNLTSKQSRWGPIHWVRGFLSNERVEQLEQEPVDPRITEIAFLTILRDINSSVLRLPGAQGQVVSLPTPEVIFFFDELDKLGTRVDPSAHAMPATPQKSEEIDAERRRSLELHKLLADMKNMLSASDARFIFVGGRNLHDEWLADQTARQPLLTNIFNAEVYLPSLLTDSGRGEESFLHMRVERYLEAQKHRADALYEQTAKTLWRPELVINSLDRRSETFAQPKQLTQHPKASTGDSDALVSPGVDLKRHLDLKMLETTSGSTIKIWGSNELLTDLIFFLSWRSLGNAKRLKELLATFVRPASRFVTDDAVRWQSFQCRHVLALRDIDRFRMQLIASVYRHLSLHFEQSLVNRDDKLAASTFYLADFLFKFHDRAFSWGNLERVDELVHIHRAPDLRQLLESMVEKWSRWVLHPIRNAMYGFRFRSDFAREISYLSRQSPDEMAAFNFTLDESQELKMLYALRIRRLSPDAHGELAELYAALGELHEFDQEYEDARLFYRRALVCLDQQHENIVGEGGLLSTTTHHMDLLSRSQTGLEGARQYMIWGISRLRLMLQIAMTYERARDFERAGLKYRDARSLSNALLVAMLDNEGRRAFRRHAGYGEAFPSQSDRLHTLKNLNIIFQPVFAEGWVAEKYEGGVDTGVALLETQLRLFREVLPFVRSSKALVAGDAYDIHESNFALIISELHNKLGDTYFFRGKQPMTVAVLDRMIEALGRTTGQPEKSRVGNEGYLMRSYYHYSLGLHELRRYITYRRLSSEKKFNIMQARHQEDSTYELWETIDRMGWPDFVFRAVGESLNDLAESALARVSLYGLLWTRMPPETTADESGGEPTQLFATLVDWFEGRTEDGDPEQRRIQIRVGSQLIAAGTLSGWLGEWNANPAPKNLPLDFKEVDEHHDPQRLLVSLELTRQSAHYLEKGGYREEAAGELLEICAIVTRMIWWYVMVKFLIDPGLKMLKPEGLREKAIWRYEAFFRENDQRETVYWSHLFQVALEAFEDATRLLRLDRRAFRFLRRKAARGEKTDQAYLVGSIIPPRALSLACSLGAACSLAGKNLLGPSWRGQRKQLCELIGEWTGQKDGDDLEYFLKTLKMALVRHPYPMVSRLQALKALIDATTLKTSAEAATPLEKIHLEGTQLEDMLRYVEELQFLEAQYASPLHFTPLEMGVSLALVDLRFRASQAAHGSLLGLSQTRRRRLEEIRDEAKRYLQQSSETYTMRRAYYENIQRLYYLYDDFNDRQIHFNLAMQMAGSEICLILSELVDIDLPSVTWWTSICRRWAPLRSRRSLQGKQQPRRKRRPPKGKVNSEAEMATDEEAGSGKTTDLGESTGPEEEKTPE